In Flavobacterium endoglycinae, one DNA window encodes the following:
- a CDS encoding peptide MFS transporter has protein sequence MGETQVKTAHPKGLWVLFGTEMWERFNFYGMRALLTLFLVNSLLMKEEEASLIYGGFLGLCYLTPMLGGFIADRYLGNRNCIILGGLLMATGQMLLFTSGSVFESNLELAKIIMYSALGVIVFGNGFFKPNISSMVGSLYPKQEKTKLDTAFTIFYMGINMGAFLGQSICPLLGDVKDAGGIRDIHAFRWGFMAASAAMLIGTVLFYFLKNKYVVSPEGRPLGGLPSKNVAEDFEEGEAQKANFSSKSLLLAGVAFIALGLFFHYVVGQNLIYTLIYSSGLALAGLIISDTSLTKIERDRIIVIYIVSFFIIFFWAAFEQAGSSLTFIADNQTDRHFFGWLMPPSMVQIFNGLFVVVMAVPFSILWDFLRARDKEPISPVKLAAGLVIISVSFFMIATQVSFLGTSGLLLVKWLILLYFLNTCAELCLSPIGLSLVGKLSPKRFASLLYGVFFLSNASGYALGGTLGSILPATGDKFAKAKELGIDLQAVLNKTITPTAEQLALLDKHQISAQNPVFAGFEIHNLYEFFMVFVVLTGIAAIVLFALTPLLKKLMHGVR, from the coding sequence ATGGGAGAAACTCAAGTAAAAACCGCGCATCCAAAAGGACTTTGGGTATTGTTTGGAACAGAGATGTGGGAGCGATTCAATTTTTATGGAATGCGAGCTTTATTAACTTTATTCCTTGTGAATTCATTATTGATGAAGGAAGAAGAAGCTTCTTTAATTTACGGAGGTTTCCTTGGACTTTGTTATTTAACTCCAATGCTTGGAGGTTTTATTGCCGATCGTTATTTAGGAAACAGAAATTGTATTATCCTAGGTGGTTTGTTAATGGCAACCGGACAAATGCTTTTGTTTACCAGCGGAAGTGTTTTTGAATCTAATTTAGAACTGGCTAAAATCATCATGTATTCTGCATTAGGAGTAATTGTTTTTGGTAATGGATTCTTCAAACCAAATATTTCAAGTATGGTGGGAAGTTTGTATCCAAAACAAGAAAAAACGAAACTGGATACCGCTTTTACTATTTTCTATATGGGAATCAACATGGGAGCTTTCTTAGGACAGTCAATTTGTCCTTTATTAGGAGACGTAAAAGATGCTGGCGGAATTAGAGATATTCATGCTTTTAGATGGGGATTCATGGCGGCCTCTGCTGCAATGCTTATCGGAACGGTGCTTTTCTACTTTCTGAAAAACAAATACGTGGTTTCTCCTGAAGGAAGACCATTAGGAGGTTTACCTTCTAAAAATGTAGCAGAAGATTTTGAAGAAGGAGAAGCTCAAAAAGCAAATTTCTCTTCTAAATCATTATTATTAGCTGGAGTAGCATTTATTGCTTTAGGATTGTTTTTTCATTATGTAGTAGGACAGAATTTAATCTATACTTTAATTTATTCAAGTGGTTTGGCATTAGCTGGACTTATTATTTCTGATACTTCATTAACTAAAATTGAAAGAGATAGAATTATTGTAATTTACATTGTTTCTTTCTTTATCATTTTCTTCTGGGCAGCGTTTGAGCAAGCAGGTTCTTCGTTGACATTTATTGCAGATAACCAAACAGACAGACATTTCTTCGGATGGTTGATGCCGCCTTCAATGGTTCAGATTTTTAATGGACTTTTTGTTGTAGTAATGGCAGTTCCGTTTAGTATTCTTTGGGATTTCTTAAGAGCGAGAGACAAGGAACCAATTTCGCCAGTAAAACTAGCGGCAGGATTGGTTATTATTTCAGTAAGTTTCTTTATGATTGCTACTCAAGTATCTTTTCTTGGAACTTCGGGATTATTGCTTGTAAAATGGTTAATCCTATTGTATTTCTTAAATACTTGTGCGGAGTTGTGTTTATCTCCAATTGGATTATCATTAGTAGGTAAATTATCTCCAAAACGTTTTGCTTCTCTATTATATGGCGTATTCTTTTTGTCAAATGCATCTGGTTATGCTTTGGGAGGAACTTTAGGATCTATACTTCCGGCTACAGGAGATAAATTTGCAAAAGCAAAAGAATTAGGAATTGATCTTCAGGCGGTTTTAAATAAAACAATCACGCCTACAGCAGAGCAATTGGCATTATTGGATAAACACCAAATTAGCGCTCAAAATCCCGTTTTCGCTGGATTTGAAATTCATAATTTATACGAATTCTTCATGGTATTTGTCGTACTTACAGGTATTGCAGCAATCGTATTATTTGCACTAACACCATTATTAAAAAAATTGATGCACGGAGTTAGATAA
- a CDS encoding peptidylprolyl isomerase gives MAVLAKIRQRSALLIGVIALALLAFIIQDLFTRGTFGQSSKDVGSIDGKDISFEDFRVKVSNLEKSGQGITSTEAANRVWDQEVSIALLSSQFEKLGLRVGEKHLIEVLKADPNIGKAPMFLNAAGMFDVAKFKDYFKSNPEAAQYLADKEKDAELNAKFQIYSTLVKSALYTTASEGKLKYEMEANKVNFSYAAALYSSIKDSEVKISDSEIVDYMKKNEKKFKADATREIQYVLVEDKPSKEDEAEIKAKMNALLSGSVVYNAKTGKNDTLPGFKNATNIAEFVNANSDVPYDSTYVPKNALPAVDADKLFSLPAGAIYGPYVYGKYYAISKSLGFKAGVNAKASHILIGYEGSQAASQREKRTKEEAKAKAEEILAQVQANPDSFMMLAFTNSDDGSAQQGGDLGYFGPNQMVKPFNDFVFNNGIGKIGIVETQFGFHVIKITDKQDGIRLATIAQKIEPSEATSDKVFTLATKFEMEAADKDFAATAKELGLKVAPPVSVKAMDEQFGPLGNQRNIVRWAFDKETGKNDVKRFEIANVGHVIAQYKGENESGLVSVTLARPYVEPILKNKKKAEILKAKMTGSSIEAIAKSAGVAVQQASNVTMDNPVLPGGVGQEPKVVGNAFALAANKISAPIEGNTGVYVVKNISTVKAPALTNHAEYVAKVKAQSASDASRILPALKNNAKIEDNRLQFNY, from the coding sequence ATGGCAGTTTTAGCAAAAATTAGACAGCGTTCCGCTTTATTAATAGGGGTTATTGCTCTTGCTTTATTAGCATTTATAATACAAGATCTATTTACAAGAGGAACATTTGGTCAAAGTTCAAAAGATGTAGGAAGCATCGATGGAAAAGATATTTCATTTGAAGACTTTAGAGTTAAAGTTAGTAATCTTGAAAAAAGTGGTCAGGGAATTACTTCTACTGAAGCTGCAAACAGAGTTTGGGATCAAGAAGTTTCGATCGCATTATTATCATCTCAATTTGAAAAATTAGGATTGAGAGTTGGTGAGAAGCACTTAATCGAAGTTTTAAAAGCAGATCCAAATATTGGTAAAGCACCAATGTTTTTAAACGCAGCAGGAATGTTTGATGTAGCCAAATTCAAAGACTACTTCAAAAGCAATCCTGAAGCGGCTCAATATCTTGCTGACAAAGAAAAAGATGCTGAATTAAATGCAAAATTTCAAATCTATAGTACTTTAGTTAAATCTGCACTTTACACAACTGCTAGTGAAGGAAAACTAAAATACGAAATGGAAGCCAACAAAGTTAACTTCTCTTATGCTGCAGCTTTATATTCTTCTATTAAAGACAGTGAAGTAAAAATTTCTGATTCAGAAATCGTTGATTACATGAAGAAAAACGAGAAAAAATTTAAAGCAGATGCAACTCGTGAAATTCAATACGTTTTAGTGGAAGACAAACCTTCAAAAGAAGACGAGGCTGAAATTAAAGCTAAAATGAATGCATTATTATCTGGAAGCGTTGTTTACAATGCCAAAACAGGTAAAAATGATACATTACCAGGATTCAAAAACGCAACAAACATCGCTGAATTTGTTAACGCAAATTCTGATGTTCCTTACGATTCTACATACGTTCCTAAAAATGCTTTACCAGCTGTTGATGCTGATAAATTATTCAGTCTGCCTGCTGGAGCTATTTATGGTCCTTACGTTTACGGAAAATACTATGCGATCTCTAAATCATTAGGATTTAAAGCAGGAGTTAATGCAAAAGCTAGTCATATCTTAATTGGTTATGAAGGATCGCAAGCAGCCAGCCAAAGAGAAAAAAGAACTAAAGAAGAAGCTAAAGCGAAAGCTGAAGAAATCTTAGCACAAGTTCAGGCTAATCCAGATAGCTTCATGATGCTTGCATTCACTAATTCTGATGATGGATCTGCACAACAAGGAGGTGATTTAGGATATTTTGGTCCAAACCAAATGGTAAAACCATTCAATGATTTTGTATTCAATAACGGTATTGGTAAAATTGGTATAGTTGAAACTCAATTTGGTTTCCACGTAATCAAAATTACAGACAAACAAGACGGAATTCGTTTAGCTACAATTGCTCAAAAAATTGAGCCATCTGAAGCTACTTCTGATAAAGTATTTACATTGGCAACTAAATTCGAAATGGAAGCTGCTGATAAAGATTTTGCTGCTACTGCAAAAGAATTAGGATTAAAAGTTGCTCCTCCAGTTTCTGTAAAAGCGATGGACGAACAATTTGGACCATTAGGAAACCAAAGAAACATCGTAAGATGGGCATTTGATAAAGAAACAGGTAAAAACGATGTAAAACGTTTTGAAATTGCTAATGTTGGTCACGTAATTGCTCAGTACAAAGGTGAAAATGAATCAGGTTTAGTATCTGTTACATTAGCAAGACCTTACGTTGAGCCAATCTTGAAAAACAAGAAAAAAGCTGAAATATTAAAAGCTAAAATGACAGGTTCTAGCATTGAAGCTATTGCGAAAAGTGCTGGTGTAGCTGTACAACAAGCTTCTAACGTGACTATGGATAATCCAGTATTGCCAGGTGGAGTTGGACAAGAGCCTAAAGTTGTTGGTAATGCATTTGCATTAGCTGCAAACAAAATTTCTGCTCCAATTGAAGGAAATACAGGAGTTTATGTAGTGAAAAATATCAGCACAGTAAAAGCTCCGGCTTTAACAAACCACGCAGAATATGTAGCTAAAGTAAAAGCTCAAAGCGCATCTGATGCAAGCAGAATTTTACCAGCGTTGAAAAACAATGCTAAAATCGAAGACAACAGATTACAATTTAACTACTAG
- a CDS encoding S9 family peptidase: protein MNTSKFTAVLLFLTAVVFGQQKITVENVFGGTFRAKGMDELQSLKNTNQYTVLNVDQASRSMQVDLYDFATLKKVSNLIDTKNFKELVDGIDSYTFDASEKKILIACNSTKIFRHSFTADYFLYDIAAKTLTKLVDFQIQEPTFSPDGTKIAYAKENNLYIYDVASKKSTPVTTDGKKNAVINGITDWVYEEEFAFVRAFDWSKDSKKLAYIRFDESQVPEFSMSMFHKDLYPTIETFKYPKAGEKNSVVSLHIYDAAGNTSKKVDLGNYNDFYIARMQWTNDNNVLSAQVLNRHQDNLDLVFIDGTTAAAKVVLNEKDKAYVDVTDNLTFLKDNSFIWTSEKDGFNHIYVYDKNGKLKNQVTKGNWEVTSYYGFDEKTKTIFYQSTENGSINRDLYRIGLDGKNKTRLSSKTGTSAATFSPNFQYFITTFSSNTQPTTYTLNEAKTGKEIQVIENNQVLADKLKAYNLPSKEYFVLKTAKGNELNAWILKPKDFDPSKKYPVFMFQYSGPGSQQVNNQWNNSNDYWFLSLTQQGYIVACVDGRGTGYKGADFKKVTQKELGKYEVEDQIDAAKVIGAYPYVDASRIGIFGWSYGGFMASNCIFQGNDVFKMAIAVAPVTNWRFYDSVYTERYMQTPQENASGYDQNSPINHVDKLKGKFLLIHGSGDDNVHVQNTMQMMEALIQANKQFDSQIYPDKDHGIYGGKTRIQLYNKMTNFIKENL from the coding sequence ATGAATACAAGTAAATTTACTGCAGTACTTTTATTTTTAACTGCAGTCGTTTTCGGACAGCAAAAAATAACTGTCGAAAATGTTTTTGGCGGAACCTTTCGTGCTAAAGGAATGGACGAATTGCAATCGTTAAAAAATACAAATCAATACACAGTTCTAAATGTTGATCAGGCGAGCAGAAGTATGCAGGTTGATTTGTACGACTTCGCAACTTTAAAAAAAGTCTCAAATTTAATTGATACAAAAAACTTCAAAGAACTTGTAGACGGAATTGACAGCTATACTTTTGATGCTTCCGAAAAAAAGATTTTAATTGCTTGTAATTCAACAAAAATATTCCGTCACTCTTTTACAGCAGATTATTTTCTTTATGATATCGCAGCTAAAACGCTTACAAAACTGGTTGATTTCCAGATTCAAGAGCCGACTTTTTCTCCTGATGGAACCAAAATAGCTTACGCAAAAGAAAACAACCTATATATATATGATGTTGCTTCAAAAAAATCAACTCCAGTTACCACTGACGGAAAGAAAAATGCTGTTATAAATGGTATTACTGACTGGGTTTACGAAGAAGAATTCGCTTTTGTCCGGGCTTTTGACTGGAGTAAAGACAGTAAAAAACTAGCTTACATTCGTTTTGACGAGAGCCAGGTTCCAGAATTTTCAATGTCAATGTTTCATAAGGACTTATATCCAACAATTGAAACTTTTAAATATCCTAAAGCAGGAGAGAAAAACTCAGTAGTTTCATTACATATTTATGATGCTGCAGGAAATACTTCTAAAAAAGTTGATTTAGGAAATTATAATGATTTCTACATTGCAAGAATGCAGTGGACAAATGATAATAATGTATTATCGGCTCAGGTTTTAAACCGTCATCAAGACAATCTTGATTTAGTATTTATCGACGGAACTACAGCTGCAGCAAAAGTGGTTCTAAACGAAAAAGACAAAGCATACGTTGACGTTACAGATAATTTGACTTTCTTAAAAGATAACAGTTTTATCTGGACAAGTGAAAAAGACGGTTTTAATCATATTTATGTGTATGATAAAAACGGAAAACTTAAAAATCAGGTTACAAAAGGGAACTGGGAAGTAACTTCATACTATGGTTTCGACGAAAAAACAAAAACTATTTTCTATCAATCTACTGAAAATGGTTCTATTAACAGAGATCTTTACAGAATTGGTTTAGACGGAAAAAATAAGACACGTTTGTCTTCAAAAACAGGAACAAGCGCAGCGACTTTCAGTCCTAATTTCCAATATTTTATTACAACTTTCTCAAGTAATACACAGCCTACTACCTATACTTTAAACGAGGCTAAAACAGGAAAAGAAATTCAGGTTATCGAAAACAATCAGGTTCTTGCTGATAAATTAAAAGCGTATAACCTTCCTTCAAAAGAATATTTTGTTTTAAAAACAGCAAAAGGGAATGAATTGAATGCATGGATTTTAAAACCAAAAGATTTCGATCCTTCAAAAAAATATCCTGTTTTTATGTTCCAGTATTCTGGTCCAGGATCGCAGCAGGTAAACAATCAATGGAACAACTCTAATGATTATTGGTTCCTTTCATTAACGCAGCAAGGTTATATTGTGGCTTGTGTTGACGGAAGAGGAACGGGTTACAAAGGAGCTGATTTCAAAAAAGTGACTCAAAAAGAATTAGGAAAATACGAAGTTGAAGATCAAATCGATGCCGCAAAAGTAATTGGTGCTTATCCATATGTTGATGCTTCAAGAATTGGAATTTTCGGATGGAGCTATGGTGGATTCATGGCATCTAACTGTATTTTTCAAGGAAATGATGTATTTAAAATGGCAATCGCAGTTGCTCCAGTTACCAACTGGCGTTTTTATGACAGCGTTTATACAGAAAGATACATGCAGACTCCGCAGGAAAATGCAAGCGGATACGATCAAAACTCTCCTATAAATCACGTTGATAAATTAAAAGGAAAGTTCTTGTTGATTCATGGTTCAGGAGATGATAATGTTCATGTTCAAAATACAATGCAGATGATGGAAGCATTGATTCAGGCAAACAAACAATTTGATTCTCAAATTTATCCAGATAAAGATCATGGTATTTATGGTGGAAAAACCAGAATACAGCTTTATAATAAAATGACCAATTTCATCAAAGAAAATCTATAA
- a CDS encoding thioredoxin family protein: protein MTKKLLILLFFLGSFFMQAQTLAWRTNMTDAIAISNEERKPMLILFTASGVSENLQNEIFKTPDFAVWSRDNVILVKLDLSDATASDGDKEQNIRLKNAFGVQDLPEVCYAIASIRKNKTTFSALGKIAYKPGGAKAWIAESNNILHPSE, encoded by the coding sequence ATGACTAAAAAATTACTTATCCTACTGTTTTTTTTAGGTTCATTTTTCATGCAGGCACAAACCCTTGCCTGGCGAACAAATATGACAGATGCAATCGCCATTAGTAATGAAGAAAGAAAACCAATGTTAATCTTATTCACTGCCTCAGGTGTATCAGAAAATCTCCAAAATGAAATCTTTAAAACACCAGATTTTGCAGTCTGGTCACGAGATAATGTTATTCTTGTGAAATTAGATTTGTCTGATGCTACAGCTTCAGATGGAGATAAAGAGCAAAATATTAGATTGAAGAATGCATTTGGAGTTCAGGATCTGCCTGAAGTATGTTATGCAATTGCTTCCATACGAAAAAACAAAACTACTTTTAGCGCCCTTGGAAAAATAGCTTATAAACCTGGCGGTGCCAAAGCGTGGATCGCTGAGTCAAATAATATTTTGCATCCAAGCGAATAA
- a CDS encoding hydroxymethylglutaryl-CoA reductase, degradative produces the protein MNNAVAGFSKLSKKEKIDWIANEYFSAPEEALNIIRNYWNSDEKLQQLHDEFIENTITNLYIPLGVAPNFLINGKYKTIPMAIEESSVVAAASKAAKFWATRGGFKATIINTEKIGQVHFNFNGDAEKLQSFFQEIKPKFFSETQSITKNMQQRGGGILDIHLKDKRNLLENYFQLHATFETKDSMGANFINSCLEQFASTLKDEFQNSNLFSPDDKLEVIMSILSNYVPHCLVRAEVSCPVEDLAEKHITNPQEFAERFVQAVQIAEIEPFRAVTHNKGIMNGVDAVVLATGNDFRAIEAGVHAYASKNGQYASLSHAKIENGIFTFWLEIPLALGTVGGLTSLHPLVKLCLEMLEKPSATELMEITAVAGLAQNFAALRSLTTTGIQEGHMKMHLNNIINQFEATEEERRLIKTHFKKTAVSHSAVVEFIENLRK, from the coding sequence ATGAACAACGCTGTTGCCGGATTTTCTAAATTATCCAAAAAGGAAAAAATTGACTGGATTGCCAATGAATATTTTTCTGCACCTGAAGAAGCCCTAAATATTATAAGAAATTACTGGAATTCAGATGAAAAGCTTCAGCAGCTGCACGATGAATTTATTGAGAATACTATTACCAATTTATACATTCCGCTTGGAGTTGCTCCTAATTTTTTAATTAACGGGAAGTATAAAACGATTCCAATGGCCATTGAGGAGAGTTCTGTTGTAGCTGCTGCCTCAAAAGCTGCGAAATTCTGGGCAACACGCGGAGGCTTCAAAGCCACCATTATTAATACCGAAAAAATCGGTCAGGTACACTTTAATTTTAATGGTGATGCCGAAAAACTGCAATCTTTCTTTCAAGAAATAAAACCTAAATTTTTCTCCGAAACACAAAGCATTACCAAAAATATGCAGCAGCGTGGCGGAGGAATTCTAGATATCCATTTAAAAGACAAAAGAAACTTACTTGAAAATTACTTTCAGCTTCATGCTACTTTTGAAACCAAAGACAGTATGGGAGCAAATTTCATCAATTCATGTCTGGAGCAGTTTGCCTCGACTTTAAAAGATGAATTTCAAAACTCTAATTTGTTTTCGCCTGATGATAAATTAGAAGTAATTATGAGTATTTTATCGAATTATGTGCCGCATTGTTTGGTAAGAGCAGAAGTTTCTTGTCCTGTTGAAGATTTAGCCGAAAAACACATTACAAATCCGCAGGAATTTGCCGAGCGTTTTGTACAAGCTGTTCAAATTGCCGAAATAGAGCCTTTTAGAGCAGTAACTCACAATAAAGGAATTATGAATGGTGTTGATGCAGTAGTCTTGGCAACTGGAAATGATTTTAGAGCCATTGAAGCCGGAGTTCATGCTTACGCTTCTAAAAACGGACAATATGCCAGCTTATCTCATGCTAAAATCGAAAACGGAATTTTTACATTCTGGCTGGAAATTCCTTTAGCTTTAGGAACTGTCGGCGGTTTAACATCATTACATCCTTTGGTAAAATTATGTCTGGAAATGCTCGAAAAACCATCGGCTACTGAATTGATGGAAATTACGGCAGTGGCAGGACTGGCACAAAATTTTGCGGCTTTACGTTCTTTAACTACCACCGGAATTCAAGAAGGTCACATGAAAATGCACCTTAATAATATTATCAACCAGTTTGAAGCTACTGAAGAAGAACGTCGTTTAATTAAAACTCATTTTAAAAAAACCGCCGTTTCTCATAGTGCGGTAGTTGAGTTTATCGAAAATTTAAGAAAATAA
- a CDS encoding thioredoxin family protein → MKKILLIAFFIAGAFATQAQELKWYTDVREAINVSNKEQKPMLMFFTGSDWCGWCIRLQNEVLKTAEFKKWASDNVVLVELDYPRSVPQTPELKNQNNELQQAFGIQGFPTVFFTSAESKDGKINFKGLGKTGYVAGGPSAWLTVAEGIVHPKKS, encoded by the coding sequence ATGAAGAAAATATTACTAATAGCTTTTTTTATAGCTGGTGCTTTTGCTACTCAGGCTCAGGAATTAAAATGGTATACTGATGTTCGTGAAGCGATCAATGTAAGTAATAAAGAACAAAAACCAATGTTGATGTTTTTTACAGGAAGCGACTGGTGCGGATGGTGCATTCGTCTTCAGAATGAAGTTTTAAAAACTGCTGAATTTAAAAAATGGGCTTCTGATAATGTTGTTTTAGTAGAATTGGATTACCCAAGAAGCGTTCCGCAGACTCCGGAGTTAAAAAATCAGAATAACGAATTGCAGCAAGCTTTTGGTATTCAGGGATTTCCAACGGTGTTTTTTACAAGTGCAGAATCTAAAGATGGAAAAATCAACTTTAAAGGGCTTGGAAAAACAGGATATGTTGCCGGCGGTCCATCAGCATGGTTAACTGTCGCAGAAGGAATTGTTCATCCGAAAAAGTCTTAA
- a CDS encoding GYDIA family GHMP kinase, with translation MPTTFYSNGKLFISGEYLVLDGADAFALPTKFGQNLIVEETTAKIIDWKSYDYDQKLWFETTITFDEVINPVNPETETVKTTLINILHEAYLLNPEFLDKSEGLKVTTNLTFPRNWGLGTSSTLINNIAQWAKINAFTLLKNSFGGSGYDIACAQNNTPILYKIENNQVEPVAFNPDFTKNIFFVYLNKKQNSKAAIHAYNKHKDQNLAKSVTENNKITNAILHAATLNEFARAVEKHEIHLSNILEIKTIKEIAFPDFKGTIKSLGAWGGDFVMVISKENPKDYFTSKGYDTILTYDEMILQE, from the coding sequence ATGCCAACCACTTTTTACAGTAACGGAAAATTATTTATCTCTGGAGAATATCTAGTTTTAGATGGAGCTGATGCTTTTGCACTTCCAACGAAATTCGGACAAAACTTAATAGTTGAAGAAACAACAGCTAAAATCATCGATTGGAAAAGTTATGATTACGATCAAAAACTTTGGTTTGAAACCACCATTACATTTGATGAAGTTATCAATCCTGTTAATCCAGAAACTGAAACTGTAAAAACTACTTTAATCAATATTCTTCATGAAGCGTATCTTTTAAATCCTGAATTTCTAGACAAGTCAGAAGGACTAAAAGTGACGACCAATCTTACTTTTCCAAGAAATTGGGGATTAGGCACATCATCGACTTTAATCAATAACATTGCGCAATGGGCCAAAATTAATGCTTTCACATTATTGAAAAACAGCTTTGGTGGAAGCGGTTATGATATTGCCTGTGCACAAAATAATACTCCTATACTCTATAAAATAGAAAACAACCAGGTAGAACCAGTAGCTTTTAATCCTGATTTCACAAAGAATATCTTTTTTGTTTACTTGAATAAAAAACAGAACAGTAAAGCCGCTATTCACGCTTACAACAAACACAAAGACCAAAATCTAGCTAAAAGCGTAACTGAAAACAATAAAATCACCAATGCAATTCTACATGCCGCAACTCTGAATGAATTTGCTCGTGCTGTAGAAAAACACGAAATTCATTTAAGTAACATTCTTGAAATAAAAACGATAAAAGAAATCGCTTTTCCTGATTTTAAGGGTACCATTAAAAGTCTTGGCGCCTGGGGTGGAGATTTTGTTATGGTAATCTCAAAAGAAAATCCTAAAGATTATTTCACCTCAAAAGGATATGACACAATCCTTACGTATGACGAAATGATTTTACAGGAATAA
- a CDS encoding peptide MFS transporter gives MKDTITLEEIQDFKGKYPKQLWYLFLVEMWERFCFYGMRGVLAFFMVDQLGLLEGKANLQYGAIQAFVYAFTFIGGIFADKILGFKKSLLFGGIVMILGNLLIAASPHDFFYYGITLSIIGTGFFKPNVSSMVGELYHESDGRRDAGYGLFYAGINIGGMLGGAIPIYLGKNYSWSLCFLSAAIVMIIGVITFLLTKKHLAPIGNSPIEHYAPKKRSLYETAVYVGSFVVIPLVYIMVINSDFTEYFMYTMGIAALGYFGYELLMLKDGKQQRKLLAAFVFIFGYFMFMAISEQSGGSLSLFAKDNLSNKMLFFHIDPNVVNNSINSLYVVIFSPLVGLLWIFMAKRKIEPNTVIKFGLSFVLLAAGFFIFYSARFFVDADGLSSLDVFALGYLVYTLGELCIGPIGMSVITKLSPKRLFGMMMGLWFLSSAFGQFAAGKLGAEISDANTGTTLMSKLIAYTDGYYQLALYSLIAGVALIVLTPLIRRLMQEVK, from the coding sequence ATGAAGGACACAATTACACTAGAAGAAATTCAGGATTTTAAAGGCAAATATCCAAAACAATTATGGTATTTGTTTTTGGTGGAAATGTGGGAACGTTTTTGTTTCTACGGAATGAGAGGGGTTTTAGCTTTTTTTATGGTAGACCAATTAGGTTTGCTTGAAGGAAAAGCAAATTTGCAATACGGTGCTATTCAGGCTTTTGTTTACGCATTTACTTTTATAGGCGGAATTTTCGCTGATAAAATTTTAGGATTTAAAAAATCGCTTCTTTTTGGAGGAATTGTAATGATATTAGGAAACTTACTTATTGCAGCTTCTCCACATGATTTCTTTTATTATGGAATAACGCTTTCTATCATTGGAACTGGTTTCTTTAAACCAAACGTTTCTTCAATGGTGGGAGAGCTGTATCATGAAAGCGACGGTCGTCGAGATGCTGGTTACGGATTGTTTTATGCAGGAATTAATATTGGAGGAATGCTGGGTGGTGCAATTCCTATTTATTTAGGAAAGAACTATTCTTGGAGTCTTTGTTTTCTTTCTGCGGCAATTGTTATGATAATTGGCGTTATAACTTTTCTTTTAACGAAAAAGCATTTAGCACCAATTGGAAATTCTCCAATAGAACATTATGCGCCTAAAAAACGTAGTCTTTATGAAACAGCGGTTTATGTAGGTTCTTTTGTTGTAATTCCATTAGTGTATATAATGGTTATCAATTCTGATTTTACAGAGTACTTTATGTATACTATGGGAATAGCTGCATTAGGATATTTTGGATATGAATTACTAATGTTAAAAGACGGAAAACAACAGCGAAAACTTTTAGCTGCATTTGTATTTATTTTTGGATACTTTATGTTTATGGCCATTTCTGAGCAATCAGGAGGTTCATTGTCTTTGTTTGCAAAAGATAATTTGTCTAACAAAATGTTGTTTTTTCATATTGATCCAAATGTCGTAAATAATAGTATCAACTCATTGTATGTTGTTATTTTCAGTCCATTAGTAGGATTGTTGTGGATATTTATGGCTAAGCGAAAAATTGAACCCAATACTGTTATTAAGTTTGGTTTATCATTTGTTTTACTGGCTGCAGGTTTCTTTATTTTTTACAGTGCCAGATTTTTTGTAGATGCAGATGGATTAAGTTCTCTGGATGTTTTTGCTTTAGGATATCTGGTCTATACACTTGGTGAATTGTGCATTGGACCAATCGGAATGTCGGTAATTACAAAATTATCGCCTAAAAGATTATTTGGTATGATGATGGGATTATGGTTCTTGTCAAGTGCATTTGGCCAGTTTGCTGCTGGAAAATTAGGAGCTGAAATATCCGATGCAAATACCGGAACGACACTAATGTCTAAACTTATCGCGTATACAGACGGATATTATCAATTAGCTTTGTATTCTTTAATTGCAGGAGTTGCGTTAATTGTTTTGACTCCTTTAATTAGAAGATTAATGCAAGAAGTAAAATAA